One window of Vitis riparia cultivar Riparia Gloire de Montpellier isolate 1030 chromosome 5, EGFV_Vit.rip_1.0, whole genome shotgun sequence genomic DNA carries:
- the LOC117914751 gene encoding endochitinase EP3-like yields the protein MESKALALILLAGILAGALPGSTVAQDCGCSSDQCCSQWGYCGTGDDYCGTGCQSGPCTSTSNNVSVSDVVTQEFFDGIIDQADSSCAGKNFYTRAAFLDALNSYPRFGTEGSTDDSLREIAAFFGHVTHETGHFCYIEEINGTSNDYCDEDNTQYPCVSGKDYYGRGPIQLSWNYNYGAAGDSIGFDGLNNPETVATDVDIAFKTALWYWMTNVHSVIDQGFGATIRAINSIECDGGNTAAVNARVEYYTEYCNELGVSTGDNLTC from the exons ATGGAATCCAAAGCTCTAGCTCTAATCCTTCTCGCCGGAATCCTCGCAGGAGCCCTGCCGGGGTCTACGGTGGCTCAGGACTGCGGCTGCTCCTCTGACCAGTGTTGCAGCCAGTGGGGGTACTGTGGCACCGGCGACGACTACTGCGGCACCGGCTGCCAGTCCGGTCCTTGCACTTCGACTAGTAACAATGTCTCGGTCTCGGATGTTGTGACACAGGAATTCTTTGATGGGATTATTGATCAAGCTGACTCGAGCTGCGCCGGGAAGAACTTCTACACCCGGGCGGCGTTTCTCGATGCTTTGAATTCGTATCCTCGGTTTGGCACGGAAGGTTCCACGGATGATTCTCTCCGTGAGATCGCAGCCTTCTTTGGACATGTCACGCATGAGACTGGAC ACTTTTGTTACATAGAGGAGATAAATGGTACGTCGAATGACTATTGTGATGAGGACAATACACAATATCCATGTGTGTCCGGGAAGGATTACTATGGCCGTGGACCGATTCAACTATCATGGAACTACAACTACGGTGCAGCTGGGGATAGCATTGGGTTTGATGGCTTGAACAATCCTGAAACAGTAGCAACCGATGTTGACATAGCATTTAAGACTGCCTTGTGGTATTGGATGACCAATGTGCACTCTGTCATAGACCAAGGGTTCGGTGCGACCATTCGGGCTATTAACAGTATCGAATGCGATGGTGGCAACACTGCTGCTGTCAATGCTCGTGTCGAGTATTATACTGAATACTGCAATGAGCTTGGTGTTTCGACGGGGGATAATCTGACTTGCTAG